In a genomic window of Sutcliffiella sp. FSL R7-0096:
- a CDS encoding spore germination protein — translation MEKVPISPKLTINEQFFKDEVGLDVSFDLGVRKITVLGRELNIYYVNGLCDTMFIIEIMEELLHINDFEKKSYKVKEIVHNRLVNQQVNSIEYMDEVVDQVLSGLIVILLEGEDSGYVIDTRSYPGRNPEEPDTEKVVRGARDGYVENIIVNTALTRRRIRDERLRYEIFQVGERSKTDICLAYIKDVADPDLVDIIRKETKNIDIDGLTMADKTVEEFIVKQGFNPFPLVRYTERPDIAATHLLEGHVVVMVDTSPSVIITPTTFFHHVQHVEEYRQSPAVGTFVRWVRFLGIFASLFLLPLWFLMVLEPSLLPEQIGFVGPNEESNIPIVFQIFLADIGIEFLRLAAIHTPTALSTAMGLIAAVLIGQIAIDVGLFVPEVILYVAVAAIGSFTTPSYELSVANKIVRLLLLIVVALFHVPGLVVGVTIFVLFLAGTRSLNTPYLWPLIPFSPKALFMIMIRRSTPGAKIRPSIVHPRNRFRQPQ, via the coding sequence ATGGAAAAAGTACCAATATCACCGAAGCTGACGATTAATGAACAATTCTTCAAAGATGAAGTCGGACTGGATGTAAGCTTTGACCTTGGGGTAAGGAAAATCACCGTACTTGGAAGAGAGCTGAATATCTATTATGTAAATGGACTATGCGATACGATGTTCATCATTGAAATCATGGAAGAATTACTTCATATCAATGATTTCGAAAAGAAATCATACAAAGTGAAAGAAATTGTCCATAACCGCTTGGTAAACCAACAGGTTAACAGCATTGAATACATGGATGAAGTGGTTGACCAGGTGCTAAGTGGTCTGATCGTCATTTTGCTTGAAGGGGAAGATAGCGGATATGTGATTGATACCCGTTCCTATCCTGGTCGAAATCCTGAAGAACCTGACACAGAAAAAGTGGTGCGTGGAGCACGTGATGGCTATGTGGAGAACATCATTGTCAACACAGCGTTAACACGCCGTAGAATCAGGGATGAGAGACTTCGTTATGAAATTTTCCAAGTCGGAGAACGTTCTAAAACTGACATATGTCTTGCATACATAAAAGATGTTGCTGATCCCGATTTGGTGGATATTATTCGAAAAGAAACCAAGAACATCGACATAGATGGATTGACGATGGCAGATAAAACAGTGGAAGAGTTCATCGTCAAGCAGGGCTTCAACCCGTTTCCGCTCGTACGGTACACGGAGAGGCCAGATATCGCAGCGACCCATCTATTAGAAGGCCATGTCGTTGTCATGGTGGATACATCGCCAAGTGTCATCATCACGCCTACCACCTTCTTTCACCACGTTCAGCATGTGGAAGAGTACCGTCAATCTCCAGCGGTTGGTACGTTTGTCCGATGGGTTCGCTTTTTAGGTATATTTGCATCTTTATTCCTTTTGCCCCTATGGTTCCTCATGGTTCTAGAACCAAGTCTATTACCAGAGCAAATCGGTTTTGTCGGACCAAATGAAGAATCAAATATACCAATCGTGTTTCAAATCTTTTTAGCTGATATCGGGATAGAGTTTCTGAGGTTGGCAGCCATCCACACCCCTACTGCGTTGTCAACCGCGATGGGTCTGATTGCTGCTGTTTTAATCGGTCAAATCGCTATTGATGTAGGACTGTTTGTTCCGGAAGTCATTCTATATGTGGCTGTTGCGGCCATTGGGTCGTTCACTACGCCAAGTTATGAATTAAGTGTGGCCAATAAAATAGTCCGGCTGTTACTGTTGATAGTGGTTGCTTTATTCCATGTGCCTGGACTGGTTGTTGGTGTGACAATCTTTGTGTTGTTCCTTGCAGGGACACGATCCTTAAACACACCATACTTATGGCCGTTAATACCATTCAGTCCTAAGGCTCTCTTTATGATTATGATTCGCAGAAGTACACCAGGGGCTAAAATACGGCCAAGTATCGTCCATCCAAGGAATCGATTCAGGCAGCCACAATAA
- a CDS encoding stage V sporulation protein AE has product MQKKRVILITDGDVYAKKTIQLVAKHYGGRCISASFGNPTLLSGEELVKLILMAKSEPVFVMFDDSGFLGEGAGERALRYVATHPQTDVLGVIAVASKTHQSEWTKVHVTVDRDLQVSSHGVDKSGIQEMDIGRINGDTVYCLDELHFPLIVGIGDIGKMARKDDVSRGAPITSKAVEIILERNGYDVSQWNGKSTNITEADD; this is encoded by the coding sequence ATGCAAAAAAAACGGGTCATTTTGATTACTGATGGAGATGTATATGCCAAAAAAACAATACAACTTGTAGCCAAGCATTATGGAGGTAGATGCATTTCGGCTTCATTCGGCAATCCTACTCTGCTAAGTGGGGAAGAACTGGTGAAGCTCATATTAATGGCGAAAAGTGAACCCGTTTTTGTCATGTTTGATGATAGTGGCTTCCTTGGGGAAGGGGCAGGGGAGCGCGCTTTGAGATACGTAGCCACCCACCCACAGACGGATGTGTTGGGTGTTATCGCGGTTGCATCCAAGACTCATCAGTCCGAATGGACCAAGGTCCATGTCACCGTGGATCGTGATCTTCAAGTCTCTTCTCATGGAGTCGATAAAAGTGGAATACAAGAAATGGATATTGGAAGAATAAACGGTGACACCGTGTATTGTTTAGATGAATTACACTTTCCGCTCATTGTCGGAATTGGCGATATTGGCAAAATGGCACGGAAAGATGATGTAAGTCGAGGAGCTCCCATTACGAGCAAAGCGGTCGAAATCATTTTAGAGAGGAATGGGTACGATGTCTCACAATGGAATGGAAAAAGTACCAATATCACCGAAGCTGACGATTAA